The following is a genomic window from Acipenser ruthenus chromosome 19, fAciRut3.2 maternal haplotype, whole genome shotgun sequence.
TGGATTCAAAATTCGATTCAAAATTCGATTAACTGGGACACCAGAGACACAAACTTGTCTGAGCTGTTTGAGGTGCTGGAGAGACAGAGAATAGGTGAACATGCAAATGGAAGAATTTACATTCGGTTCTGGGAATGCAAAACAATGAATTGTATTAAAACATCAAAACTGAGCTTGTGGTAAATTCTAACTCAACtaaacagcaaagaaaaaaaaaaatctccaaaaccATGATCATTGCAGGGCACACAGGCAGTGAGGCTGCAGTCATGTGTTCTTCCACATAATGCGCCTGTTGCCCATGAGCAGCCCTGCAATAATactgtctgctgtggctccctCCGGAGCGGTGAGGAATGGAACACGGGAGACACGCATCAGCACCGAGGTCACCGACTTCTCGCTTTACTGTTTCCACTGGTCCCACGTGACCTCATCTAGGAATGTGTACGTGAGGGGCTGCGTTAGAGAGCAGGGTCACCCAGGGTAGAGACAGGAAGCACCTCCCCCTCTTGACTGAGTTCCAGCCTCTCTACTGCAGCGGTATGGAGGCAGGATTGCCCTGGTTTACCCTAATAGCCTGCAGGTCTGAAGTGGCAGAGACCCTTCTCTTACCCCTCTATGGTCGGCAGACAGGGAAGCTGTGTGGATCACAAACCCACCTCCATCAGCAATCTCCAACGAAGGCGCCGTTTAGCACCAGTTggctttgtttattaaatgccttGGGTTAAGACAGCAGAATGAAGGTTGGGATAAAGGTTAAATAGTCCAAACACAGAAGGAAAAAAAGTTGGTAATGAAAAACAGATGTAAATTGCTCATTTACCAAGTattaaaaagttgtatacaaggtATGATTCTGTTTCTCATTAAATATGACTTTTTAAATCTTGACTGGACCCCCCCCCGtcgctcaatcccaggtggaacAATCCTTCACCCCACATGTTTGATGTCAGGAGGGCTGATTGGAACATGGATGACGGGCGCAGTGGATATTTCAGCCTGCATTCCAAACCTGGAGTGAATTTCTAAAGCTATCTTTAGGGCCCTGCTCTATTACTGACCTCTATATTTCTCATTTTGACTGCCCTTTTCACCCTCTCATGTTATTCAGAAACAGAAATGTGTTGCACCCCTATGTACTCGCACCTTTTCTGTTTGTTACTGAACAGAGCTCATTTTCCATTGAACTCCAATGTATAAAAAACATCAAAGGTTAGCCCCGGGTTAGCCTTACCATGAGGATCTCTTCCAGGTGTCTCGTCTCCTGCTCCAGCAGCTGGAGCTCAGGGAACTGGCCTCTGTAATCATCCAGCGTGGAAATCAGTGTGTTCAGGGCCTCCTCGACGCCGCTGTCCACAGACTTGGCTTTCTCACTAGGCACTTCCCAAGTGTCCTCAGCCTGGCCTGGCCTCTCAACCTCAGAGGCCCCCTGCTGGCTCTGCCGCTGTTCAGTCCTGGGGGCCGCAGCCAAACCCTCCGTCACAACGCCCGCCTCTGTGAGGGCTGGGGAAGAAAGCTGGTCCGTGGACTGGGTTGTGGTTTCCGGCAGTTGGGCTACCACCACAAGTGAGTTCCTAGTCACATCCCCACTCTCCTTGGGCTTGCTGCTCACTGTGCTTTGAGAGTCTGTGGCCCTTTGCTGGGTTTCCTGTTCTTTTAGGTCTGGGGTTTTCTCCACCCTTTCAGGCGTGGAAGGAACCTCCATGATGATATCATCCACCGATATAGCATCGAAAGAGACAGTAGTCTCCGCAACAGCGTCCGTGGGAAAAGTTTCTGTGGCAACAGTCTCCGTAGCTACACTCTCTACAATGGCAGCGTCCGCGCTGGCTTCGCTGATGTGGCTGAGAGACCGCGAGTAGCGCACATGGCCGTTGGACACCACCACCTCGCTCTTCTCCCTGTCCTCCTCGCATGGCTCCTCCTCCTGGCTGGCTGGATCGCCGGCGCTCGCAGGTTCCTCCTTGGGGGCAAAGGCGATCTCGATGATGGGGGCCGCAGCCTGGATCTCGGGCTGGACCACAGTCTTCTGGGCGTGCCGCTGGTTGATGGGCAGCTGTGGGCTGGACGAATCGTCTGAGGACTCCGAGGAGTTGGACCAGGCAGCAGGGTTCTCCATCTCCTCCTGCCGGCGTAGCATGttctgaagagagagagagagagagagacaaggcaGGATTCATATGGGTGGCTGACGGATCAAGTCAAGGAATGATCCCATTCAAATACCATAGATAAAAGTATCCATCTGCATGCTTAAAAACTGGGTCATCATTACACAGCAATACAGCGGACATTAACAATAGAAGTCTCTATGATACGGTACACGGCAGCGTATCTTTGAATTCTGCAGTTTAGGGACAGGTTGAATAAAGGAACCCAAGGGAAAGCATTGCTGGGTAAACACCTTGAGGAAGATCCTGCAAAAAGGTTCTGCAAAGCAGCCCTAACTCAACAGCACGAGGGTGAGGGATTAGCAGACCAGCAGGAAGTGGACACTACGACCCACCAGGACCACACGCTACAGTTACTGCACCACCACAACGTGAGGGGCACCCAGGGAACGCCTTTCACTGGAGGAACCGTTATCCAGTGCTCACTCTTGCTACTAAAGAACCCATTTATTTTTGGTACAAGACCATCTTTTAGCTACAAACAGACACTCCACTGGTTATTTTGTTACGTCTCCCAAAGGGGTTACAGCTCGTAAAATAATTCCAGAAATGGAactgcatgacaggtaagatttacagCATTCATGACCTTTAACACCTTCCTTCAAGTAATCACAGAGACTTGGGCTAAATGATCCAGTCCCGTCTCCCTTGTGGTGGCTCTGAACACAGCTAATGCAACACCAGGCTACCAGGACTCGAAACCGACCTAATGTCAGACTACAGAAACTTACATAGAGCTTGGTATCACAAGAACCAAGGCGGGCGGATGTGACATCGCCACACAAGCAATTCCGAGACAGCTTTTCAACCAATGTTTCTCGGAAAACATCCAATAAGGACCATCTGTGCTGCTCTGTAGTGGCTTGGGGATGGTTCTTGAGGATTGAAGTAAACAGGATCATCAAACAGCGACTGACATGTTAATTACCTGCTGCTTTACAGCCTAAACTAACCCACACAAAATGAATACTGTCACAGTTAAAGGTGTAGTGTCCCATTCACTTTTAATATGGTTAAATATTGAGTTCCCTTATATTAAGATACCAGCTTGTGCAGCTGTTTTGTGGAAAATGTTATTggtataaaaacattaaaaaaggacTATTCTTCCTGAGTCGTGACAAGGGTTCACAATGTAGTTTACATTATGCCCTATTGCTGTACCAAGGAACATGCCCTTTTTTGTCTCACAGACGACTAAACCTACATTTGGGGCATTATTAACTTACACCAAGGTTATATTAAAAAGGCTGGCAGGAATATAGACCCAACAGAAATAAGAACTGGAGCAGGAGCTTGGCATGTCCAGTATATGCAGCCCCCCTGCAGTGCACTCTGGTTGATTAAAAACCCTTACATAGAAAGCTTGCTCCCGCAGGGAAGGTGTGTCCGGGGGACTCTGGTTGTAGGTGGAGAACCTCTTGTTCACTGTGGCGGTCTTATTGACAGTGCTGGCCGCTGAAGACTGGTCGTCCTTATCGAACGGGCTGAAAGAAAAGCAGAGGAAGGAAAGGATGACAAGAAGAACCGGTGAGGTCTGCTTGAATGATCTGAACTGTGGATGATCTCAATAACAACACCCTACCATAGCTCTGAACTCTGCTCCCCTGCTCAACTCCTTCCAGCTGCATTGCATTTGTACTGGGGCAGCTAATCAATCACCCAAGCTGGGGGTTTAGAACTAACAACAGCAGGATTAACAGGGTGAAAAGGACGGCTGCATTCAGATGTCTGGATCAGTAATTGGCCCTCTTTGGTTTGTGTGGTTTTGGAACAGGGCTGAGCAGAGGGGACGAATGTGTTTCCAGGTTCTAGTACTTACTTCCACGTCACCTCCAGGCTGAGTTTGATTGTTCCGAGGTCGTTGATATCCACTGCTACTGTCTGGGGGAGGGCGGCAAACAGGTCCTTCGTCTCACAGCACACGTTCCCCACTACCACGTGATTGGCCAGGCTCTTCAACTCTGTTACCTGTTCAGGCAATGTATGCACACACACTTCATAACAGGCAGAAGTCAGTTATCCTCCCACAtatttatttgcaaacacatGCCCTGCATTCTATCTTTGGGACGCAGCCATTCACAATCCTACAAAAGAAACAAAGGAAAAGCCAGAACTTCTGTAATTCCGGAATCTGGATAAAGTTCCAGCCCACCCTGGCTTCCGACTCTTTTGGGGAAACATTTTCTAAGCATTTCACATTTATTACATGTTAGAAAACAGGAAGTGGTCAAATAAAAAACGTAAAAACCTTGCACAGGAGAAAAAGCGAAGTAAAGTGATATAGCGCAATGCAGTACCGTCCAGCGCCGTTCCCGTACCACGCTTCCAATGGTTAACACAGAGTCCCTGCTTTAACATGCAGGAGCAGCAATGCTGTGCAGCATTACTCCAGGTCAGCACTGTGTGATTAGGAGAGTTTAATAGCATTGAGTGGAAAGGCAGCAGTGGTTTCTGCAAACCAAGCAAGATTTACCTGCCCCTCGCAGGAAGCAAGTCTAATTCGGAATTAGGTGGAGAGGCTGAGAGAACCCATGCAGGGTCACAACGCAGGCTGTCCCAGTCTAAAAGCACGCAGAGCGCCCGTGCATACTGAACTGCTGAACAGACTTCCAAGAACACATGAATCTGTCACAAGGGCATAAACAGTTTACATAAAAGTTCCCCTCCATGTCAGTCCGAACAAATCTGGAGCTCCTCACTGCATAGCAAACTTTTCCCTCTGAATAAACAGGAATAAGCTGTTTAAACAAATGCATGCCCTTCTATGAAAACCTTGCTCTCTTCCCAGCTTTCTGACAGGACAGTATGTGCAATGGAATAGAACAAACCATTGAGGTTTTAGCATGATtacattgtgtgtttgtgtgcctcTCTTACAGTACCATACGTTTGAGCTGGGAGTCTCCCTGCATATCTAGTTCCGATGCCAGTaagtactgctgtactgtacaggAGCAGATGGCCAAGGTGTAAAGCTCCCCAAGCTGCTAAGCTCCAGGGCTCCCTGGCTGCGAGAGTCAATGGAACTCGTTGTCTAAACCCTGTGGAGTCCGTGTGACATTAGCTGCTACGGTCGGTTACAATCAAATCTGCACCAGTAGGGGCTAGGTGGCTCAGCAGGTGCAGTCACAACACTATATAATCAGATCCATCTCATGTGTCAGCTTTGCACTCCCCCAAGTGGATATCAATGTAATCCACACCTAAAAACACCCTCTACACGAGAGGCCCAGGagtgaatggcaggcaggggttCAGGTCAGATTGGGGTACACTTGCAGAGCTACGAGGAGAAGCTCTCAAGGTGCCTGTGCCCTGCTCTTTCAGGGGTACTACATTCACATAAACCAAGGAAAAATTAAATCAGTAATAAAAATTACCTTTTGAAGAAAGCATATGAATACAACTAAGATATTCCTGCTATTTACTAAAATGTGCCACTGCCTTCGCATGTGCTTAAAAACAGACGATGGCCTGTAACCATGGGCCAGCCCCACGAGTCCCGTGGCTGTGAGCTGTCGGGCTGCTCTTACCTTGATGGAGAGGAACTCTGTGATGAGGGGCAGGAAGACCATCTCCTCGCTGTCCCACACCTGCTTCCCGTTGATCTCGATCCGGCCCCTCAGCTTCCAGCGCTGCCGTCCGAACTTCATGAAGATCTGGAGACCAGGCGCAGGATTAACACATTGTCAAagagaccatttaaataacaggtagagatgccagttaaaaatactcaaaacattacaaagtagcctgtcctcaaatgaggccagtggcacttaatgggttaataataaatacatcaatcaatcaatcaatcactccaAACCCTCGAAGGACAGTGGATTCTTGAACCTGCTTCTTTCTAACACCACAATGATTTCCTCATTGCAGCGTgattggttgtttgtttgtttggcccagTCTGTTTCAAGCTGACCTCCCTGGTTGCAGAATTGCCGAGGATGACAATCCCTCACTGATGAGCTGTGAATGAACTCAGTTGGATGGCAGTGTATCATATTAGCTGGTTGTCTCACTGAGAGAACTTGGAACCACAGCGTCTCTGACCGACACCAGAGCCAAGATCATTCCTGATCAGGTTCAGTTTAAAGCAGTGTCCTGAAAGCTCTCTGATTGTAGCCGAGAGCACTTGGATCACAAGTACTGGAGGACATTACTGGAATACCTGCATGATTCACTTCCAATCGGTCTGAAAGCTGTCTCTTGTGATCGAACACAGCTATCACATCTTAAGATTAAGATTGGTTTGGATACCACTCAATCAGGATGGATAGCAGACTTTGAAGGTTAGCCAGGCTAAACACGCTATCCTCTATGACTTGGTGCTTTGGCCTCTCTGAACATCAGCTGTGTGCTTCCAAAGCCAGTGAGCGACTATTAAACCCATGACTGTTAATAGGCTGCAATAGACTAGTGGaggaacacattttgtttttcaagatCCCTGTAATAACCAGTAAGCCCCTGCAACTGTAGCACATGATCATTTGAGCAGCGATTGAACTTCTCACCTCATACTGGTCACCAGCACACAGCCTCGCAAAACCAGCCAGtcctgcaacagaaaaaaaaggaagTCAGCAGGTCAACATCAACACAACAAACACTAAAACTAGCAAAGCCTGGAGCCAGATGCAACTCTGAACACTCTGATTGTACTTTATCAAAGTCACCTCGTGTCAGATCTCCAAAACGACTGGGGGGTGCCGGTGAAGAGCTGGAAACTGAGGCGATACGCGTTGTTTGGGTTTGTTGGCCAAACCCTGTGAACACAAATAAACTTTCCGCTCGctcactcactctctccctccctgcctgcctgccctgaTAAGCACAGCCATCAGAACCCATTCAGAGGACATCCTGTTTTGAGTCGGATAACACATTGAAGCCCTGTGTTCCCATGTTCCTTTCCCTTTTGCTttggaaatactttttttatgctGCCTGACAGATGTTTCCCTTGTCTTTCCTCTTTCTACATTAAAGGACTGGGGGCTACTGCTGTGGTGCCCACAAAGATACCAAACTAGTCTACAGAGTGTATATTAAAATCAAACATATAGGAGATCCTACAAATCAGTGAACAACTGTCTAACAATCAATTTCCATTAATGGCTACACAAACATTTATGTATGTCTTACGGAAATAAGACAGtcgtattgcatagcagtttcaccgattccaggttttaatacaagcttgattagccacagtgtataggtaacaagctcaggggtgtcttaataaactcattgcaaaaccaggactggatcaaactgttatTCATTTGGAGTCTTGTATCCATCCCTGTATGACTTAACTTATTCACATCATTTATAAGCAGTTCATAACTGTAACATGAAATTAGTTTTATTTTCCTAATACCCCAGTTGGCAGGATTATATAAGCTTCTAAGTTTGACTGCTGCACGTACTGTCAGACTTCATAGCCACAGATAAAATAGGCAGGCTTGCTCAGTCTTGTGCCATTGGTCCCCAGAGTGAACTTCTTGTCATTCGCAAGCTTTCAGTATCTCAGAGGTAATTACTGGTTCACAGCATACCACTTGGGCACCTTCTCTGTGTCTGGACCCCTGAATTCCTCGGGGCTTGCTAACATTActgcaggagtcttatttccatcccggtTTATCTTTGCTTACCTTTCATCTTCACCTGGAACTCTCCCAGCTGGTTCTCCAGCTCACTCTCTAGCATGCACATATtctaaaacaaaagagaaaagaaCCATGAAATTTGCAATGAAACATGAATGAAACCTACAATACGGGAAAGTGCAGCATTTCCTAACATGTTTCGGAATCTGTTCCTTGGGGTTCATCTTCCTTTTCTGAACTTGAAATAAAGGGAATTGCCAGAGAAAATGTTGagactgtttgtgtgtgtgaaattGGACAGACTTTTTTGTACCCCTACAGACGAGAATGACCTATATGCTGTAagctttccttattattatttacccGTAGGGCATATATGGTAGAGCCAGCCACAAGGTCACCCTGAGGTCTTCTAGCTCTGCCAAAGTATACAAACTGTTTCCTGGAGATAGAGAGTGGCTCAGCTGACACGTACTGCTGCTTTACAGAATAGCAGAGCTGGATCACAGGCAGCCAAAACCCAACTAATCGCAGGAGTCTGCAGCCCTTGTAGAGCGTTACCAAATACAACATGGGGAGCACATTAGCGCACAGACCGATTATTCAGAGAGACACAATCAGCTGTGTCTTCAATGGCTTCATAcaggtaaattagcccaatcaacaccactgACCCCTGCCCTGGGTGTCATCGTCTGCTTGCTGCTCAGTCCCAATCATCCGTACAACTCTATAACACAGGATTCAAATCTCCTGCCCGATGGGTGCTGTGGAACGCGTAGTGAACGTCACagtgggtgtgtgtttggaggCTGGATGGGAGTTACCTCAGTGTACTCCTTGTAGCCCTTGTTGGCCTCTGCCAGGCTCTCTCGTGCCTCTCTGCTGCCGGGCGAGCCCGCGGTGTAAGCCTTCACCATCTTATTGGCTCCGTCCCTCAGTCTCCGGTGCATGCAGTAGGCCTCGTAGAGCTCGTCAATCTGAAACAGCACAGAGCGGAGGGGTCAGTCACAAGGGACAGTGGACTGTGTGACCGCTTGCACGAAGCGCCAAGGGCCAGATTCtcaaaagctatttactccagtTCGTCATTAGCGcaatttttttctgaatggaaaaCACCATCAATTAAATTTcttaaacaaataagaaacaacgtATTCAAAGTGTTAGTAGTTGTttgtttctggtttggtaactttattgggtgatTTTCTCCTTTGCACGGTGGTAAAATTGTACTAATGATGAactggagtaaatagctttgataatTTAGCCCCAAGTGATTTTCCCTTATCTAAGGTATGAATTTAGTGCTTTAAGTTGACTGCTGTAACACCCTTTAAACTCAGGAAACACTTTAGGGGTTACAAAGGGGAAAACCAAGGGCAAGTTTAACTTGGGGTGTTTTATAGGGGTTACGAAGTTGAAAACAGTAATGGGGGATCCAATACCCAGTATTGTTTCAACCCCCTTTTCCTTTCGTCTATCACATCAGTAAGGGTGGCTAAATAATCGGAGAGGAACTGCTCCCCCTACAAGCCTACAAAAGCAAACTGCCTGCTCAGAAACCTGCAATATGAATCCCTGCGTCCCTCTGGTGAATTCAGAAGTCTCTGTACAGCCACTCATGCGGGAAGCCTTATCATCTTTTACCATCTCGGCAGCTGCTTCCTCCCCCAGCATCTCGCTCGTTTTAATAACCCATTTGGAGAGAAAGCTGAAAGAGCCTTGCTTAAATGGTTTGCTTAAATGCTTTAGCATGTTGTCTGCAGCAATAATCCTACTTAGGGGGTTTCATTACTTCTGTCACATACCCTGAACCCATTTGAGAGATATATAGAATACAGAGAGCATGAGCACTCTATTAGGAATGGATCTGCACTCTCTCTACCTGTTGATATATAGAGAGCATGAGCACTCTATCAGGAATGGATCCGCACTCTTACTACCTGTTGAAAGCCCGTCCCGGTGAGCAGTTCCAGTCGATACGTCTTGCTCACCACCTGCATGTATTCTTGTGTTATTGTGCATATAGACTGACACCTTACAGATGCGACAGTCCTCTGCAGCCATTGTCTTCCCCTATCAGTCCCCAGTCGCTCCCAGCCTCACGTAGGCAGAGCTATAGTATGTCTAGTACCAGTCCTTCAACTTCCTGTATCACGCCTCTTCCAAACTCTGCTACATGTTCATTTTCTAGCCGAATAAAGCAAAGTGCTCCCGATCTTGATATTCCAAATCATGCAGCACAGCTCCATTGAGGTGCatttcctaataaagtggccgctCCCAGTGCAAACACATAGTGTTAACGCCTCTGCTCTCTTCCTCAGTGAAAGGACCTGACAATTAGTAAACTAATAACATCACTGTACAGCGTAACCCCATTTCTTTTGATTTCCAATAGGAAACCCAGCTGAATAAACACTACGAAGTATGCCTATAATTCAAAAGGCTTTTTGTATCCaagcagcaaagggttaaaccaatAAACTGACagccctcaaaaaaaaaaaaagggaatcaATGCAActtaaaactttgaaaaaaaaaaatctctgcttGATTCCTCTATTTCTCCAATTGGCTCATTGCCCATCTGGTTGTTATTAGCGGTTGTCAAGTGTACTTTAGGTCAGAAAGTACTAAATCCTGCTGGCTGAGGGACAGGCTGATTCCACACAGAGAACCTACAATACTGGGCTTTCCACGGGCTGAATCAGCAGCCATTCGTCTGCTGGTTTCAATGTAATCACCTCACAGGCAGTAATGAAAACAGCTTTGGAAattgagcagaaaaaaaaaaactgtcagctTTATCAAACCCAGGGCACACAGAGTTGGAAATGTATTCAATTTCTCCACCCGCCTAATATTAAGTAACAGCATTATtcatgagcattttttttttctttaaaccaatcaGAGCAGGTGAGGATCATTCTAAGAGAGTGTGTGAAGGTTCCACTGAGAACGTTGATCCTTCTAAATAGCAGAGGCTTCTGGGTCCAGCTTGCCTACGCTGTAGAATTCATGCCTGCAAAGCTTCGTCACACGGTCTGCAAACAATAAACGCTGCCATGTGTCCCTGCTGCAATTACTCTGGCGCTAGGAAGTAACAACGCTCAATGAGTCTCTGACCTTGCAGTGACCTTGACCAACGTAAACACACTGAGAGGTGATCAGACCACAACAGTGGGAGCCAGCTGACCTAAAATGGGTCCTGGTGTGATGGAAATGAAATACtaactgattgattgatttattttaaatcaggGGTCTGGATCTTTTAATCACACTGTGCTCTGATTCTGGAGGTTGCTAGCTTGTACAGTGCTTACCAGTTTGCACCTTGCCAATGAAAATCATGGGAATCGTTTCCTTACCTTGCTCAGGTGAAACTCCAGCCGCCGCATGAACCTCTCAATGGCTTTCACTTGCTGTCGAAATAAAGAAAGGCTCAGGTTCAACACTAGCAAGGAGAAGGGTTTAACAACTCGCTGACTGAACCCCAACACAGAACAGCAGAGGGGcggtacaaagaaaaaacagatcTATTCATACTAAATAGAGACATTTAAtacagactgcacttaaatacaAGGCTACTCGACATGGAggcaaaaaaaagataatactgtAACAGCAAAGGAAGGAAAAACGTGAACGCACCTTGTCCAATTCATACAGGAAGCCCTACAATGACAAAGAGCACAGGGTTACGATATTGAAATCACAAAGTAAATGATTAGGTTAGTTATCACCCCCTCTGTTCTGCAACCACACATTTTTCATGTTTCAATCTTTTTTCTATGTGCGAATTTAATCttagcttgctttgagcttgctaGAGGACTTCATTAATATCAGCGTTTCATGATTCAAAAGACATTCCTGGCAGTCTTTGATAGGGCGACCCGATTCCCAAAGCTCAGAACTGGGACACAttcaaaatagttttaaaactcCACTAGACAGTGCTTTGTTTAAGAATGCATCATATATTACTATTACTGTTTTCAcattaaactaacaaaaaacGACCACCTCTGGCTGCTGCACATCCACTGCGCCTTCCCTTTCCAATTCGTGGCCACATTTAACTACATGTTATAACCACACAGTAAGTATTGCTATTTTACCCTTAATTTCCATCATTTTCCGCACTttgaatagaagaaaaaaatgacCAATAGCAATATTGCAATATAACTGAACCACTGTGAATTATGTTGAGAGTATTTAAATGATTGTAATGGAATCTGAAGGCGCAGAACCTCTGACCTTTAATCTTTAGCTCAGGCGTCACTCACCAGTCTGGAGTTCCTCTTGGACTCTCTCATCTGTCGGGTCAGGCTGTCCAGCTCTAGCTGATGGACCTGCAGGTACGCTCTGCGGGAGGAAACAAAATGACATCACTTCCTCTGCCCGCTGTCTTTCTCTCCACACCAATGTGAACTCCTGCCAAGTGCCACACAAGACTCAAAACATTTTGAGACCGTTCCCATAGCAATGCTGTATGCAagggccatgcttttaccatagcaACAATGCAACAAACCAGCAAGTTTGCATTTCATATACTGTACCACTGGCAATTACTACTGTCCTCTGAAACACACATGCACAAGCAAAGGCTTTGGGTGAATTTGAACACTTGAAGTAATCTGCATTTGTGGATATTTTCAAGATAGTTGACGCAACTTGTttttaatgtactttttaaaagcctaAAAAGAGGTGTCAACTGCAGTGATATCCTTATAATCTTTAAAAAGGAGTATCGTGGGTTAGTGATCAGAGGATGTGCATAACCCACCAGTCATTGTTTAAAAAGACGCTCAAAGTGAggagaagggagggagagagggaggggttctTCGTGCTTTATTTGATAACATGGCAATGGTAGAGCACAGAATGAGTGGTCAGCACAGCGGCTTTCAAAACCTTCTGCTTTGAATTTAGGTCCCAATACAGCATCATCAGGGCTGTCATGAGCCATACTCACTACTGACCACACTGACTAATATTTTAGTAAATATGCACACATTTCACAACTTCTACATTCAACTTTTTCAAACCAAACATGCATTGAGGGGCTAGCTGTGTGTAGTGTTGCATTGAGGAGCTAGCTGTGTGTAGTGTTGCATTGAGGGGCTAGCTGTGTGTAGTGTTGCACTCAGGAGCTAGCTAGGCTGTGGTCTTGGATTCAGGAAGCAAGCCCTTACTGCAGGCCTCTCTTGAGCGCTTCGTAGACCTCGTCCAGCCGCT
Proteins encoded in this region:
- the LOC117424486 gene encoding rho family-interacting cell polarization regulator 1-like isoform X2, with protein sequence MQCGYRGRPSRAVSTMSLSVRPTRRITSSSINRSQSFAGVNSSDKHYRNRAVFSTPTSSRKFPSRASRMFTLSHKSLPPKVPQPERLDEVYEALKRGLQAYLQVHQLELDSLTRQMRESKRNSRLGFLYELDKQVKAIERFMRRLEFHLSKIDELYEAYCMHRRLRDGANKMVKAYTAGSPGSREARESLAEANKGYKEYTENMCMLESELENQLGEFQVKMKGLAGFARLCAGDQYEIFMKFGRQRWKLRGRIEINGKQVWDSEEMVFLPLITEFLSIKVTELKSLANHVVVGNVCCETKDLFAALPQTVAVDINDLGTIKLSLEVTWNPFDKDDQSSAASTVNKTATVNKRFSTYNQSPPDTPSLREQAFYNHPQATTEQHRWSLLDVFRETLVEKLSRNCLCGDVTSARLGSCDTKLYNMLRRQEEMENPAAWSNSSESSDDSSSPQLPINQRHAQKTVVQPEIQAAAPIIEIAFAPKEEPASAGDPASQEEEPCEEDREKSEVVVSNGHVRYSRSLSHISEASADAAIVESVATETVATETFPTDAVAETTVSFDAISVDDIIMEVPSTPERVEKTPDLKEQETQQRATDSQSTVSSKPKESGDVTRNSLVVVAQLPETTTQSTDQLSSPALTEAGVVTEGLAAAPRTEQRQSQQGASEVERPGQAEDTWEVPSEKAKSVDSGVEEALNTLISTLDDYRGQFPELQLLEQETRHLEEILMRQGLCRSRASSISLTVEHALESFDFLNTHDLEDSVSGSSDEEREREEEEEEEEGASRTDSLQQGSSVPGEVLSEEIGLLGDSDVSPDHMSTGSEHLDRALVVHLDNCSHLLLQLGTFGPLRCREMYALDKLLREARVLGLVCKVSEEKSGVVNSAEEVLPFLESKHKALAFWSQCTESLNVYTTTAERFLQSLRSVFSAKLHDQHASRADTVFVKLAERVLEKRLPKRGRSGRQELITLFQYWSHLEEEGVSALDTYITELAEQVSLIQSLQSGDQDTVLKTLKRVPETQLQKEGLRALSLLLLDKRIKVSNAASALLRSLADSPRSRERALVSCLELLEDESVETRVAGCKALSCLKAKESIDQLVYLCQTDKDDVREAAKQALLSFGDEGKLAQRHAEDSQDGLPMLFAPGSMTSTAF